One genomic window of Punica granatum isolate Tunisia-2019 chromosome 1, ASM765513v2, whole genome shotgun sequence includes the following:
- the LOC116192409 gene encoding uncharacterized protein LOC116192409 isoform X1, translating into MAYIPPHMRKSKGVQSPTAVMLVPRFQKNLNLGSKPSMDKSGKIVCADTAIWRWFAVGLDGNETEGPPPVLLQRVPVEVIERINGEKPLALVRSSRLSEGQRTLDSSDKPWTYLIEKILPDLISSSKFMRGQMEAEGWNSKDVKPKLVARVGKILFIPRRPSNWEEDLNKDSINEATLKQLKRFFYTNIPASYMKGIVDEVFLQIGVKFEDLKDVYSVKLSDKSRPEATISCKCRVMKEENRLELYKVELNKIRHMVHDISCIEKNLDLRLMLSTKQTLTSLRDDEEESIKALIASVILDPTSKGGLRWPFGKASSPGDRYRVIGVCHTVSRIYVSPLMRLKVRDVDWFDFKTSVGETKEEITLMLKGIASELLGKKLDINSVSDMLRNVLKLLWEHFLHVQAVHNGNTAAVDIPMFS; encoded by the exons ATGGCATATATCCCACCACACATGCGGAAAAGCAAAGGGGTTCAGTCTCCGACAGCTGTGATGCTAGTTCCTAGATTCCAGAAGAATCTTAATCTCGGATCAAAACCCAGCATGGACAAGAGCGGCAAGATTGTTTGTGCAGACACTGCGATATGGAGATGGTTTGCTGTTGGCTTGGATGGCAATGAAACAGAGGGCCCACCTCCCGTTCTTCTTCAGCGAGTACCCGTGGAGGTGATTGAACGGATAAATGGAGAGAAGCCTCTGGCGCTAGTTAGAAGTAGCCGTCTCAGTG AGGGGCAGAGGACTCTGGATAGTTCAGACAAGCCATGGACTTACCTTATTGAAAAGATCCTGCCGGACttaatttcttcttctaaATTCATGAGGGGCCAAATGGAAGCAGAAGGCTGGAACTCGAAGGACGTAAAGCCAAAACTTGTCGCGAGAGTTGGAAAAATCCTTTTTATCCC GAGGAGGCCTTCCAATTGGGAGGAAGATCTGAATAAAGATTCAATCAACGAAGCCACCTTGAAGCAGTTGAAGAGATTCTTCTACACCAATATCCCTGCTTCGTATATGAAGGGCATTGTGGATGAAGTTTTTCTGCAGATTGGAGTCAAATTCGAAGATCTAAAGGATGTATACAGTGTAAAG TTGTCCGACAAATCTCGACCTGAAGCAACTATCTCATGCAAATGCAGAGTCATGAAAGAAGAGAATCGGCTTGAACTCTATAAG GTTGAGTTAAACAAAATCCGCCACATGGTGCATGACATCTCATGCATTGAGAAAAATCTCGACCTAAGGCTCATGCTCTCCACCAAGCAAACCTTAACATCTCTTCGT gatgatgaggaggagagCATCAAGGCTTTGATTGCTTCGGTGATATTAGACCCAACTTCAAAGGGAGGTCTGAGATGGCCATTTGGTAAGGCCTCATCCCCTGGGGATAGATACAGAGTCATTGGCGTGTGCCATACGGTTTCACGAATTTATGTGAGCCCTTTGATGAGACTTAAGGTCCGAGATGTAGATTGGTTTGACTTCAAGACATCAGTAGGGGAAACCAAGGAGGAGATCACACTCATGTTGAAGGGAATCGCTTCAGAGTTACTG ggAAAGAAGCTCGACATCAATTCGGTATCTGATATGCTCAGGAACGTATTGAAGCTGCTGTGGGAGCATTTTTTGCATGTCCAGGCAGTTCACAATGGGAATACTGCTGCTGTGGATATTCCCATGTTCTCGTGA
- the LOC116192409 gene encoding uncharacterized protein LOC116192409 isoform X2, which produces MAYIPPHMRKSKGVQSPTAVMLVPRFQKNLNLGSKPSMDKSGKIVCADTAIWRWFAVGLDGNETEGPPPVLLQRVPVEVIERINGEKPLALVRSSRLSEGQRTLDSSDKPWTYLIEKILPDLISSSKFMRGQMEAEGWNSKDVKPKLVARVGKILFIPRRPSNWEEDLNKDSINEATLKQLKRFFYTNIPASYMKGIVDEVFLQIGVKFEDLKDVYSVKLSDKSRPEATISCKCRVMKEENRLELYKVELNKIRHMVHDISCIEKNLDLRLMLSTKQTLTSLRDDEEESIKALIASVILDPTSKGGLRWPFDWFDFKTSVGETKEEITLMLKGIASELLGKKLDINSVSDMLRNVLKLLWEHFLHVQAVHNGNTAAVDIPMFS; this is translated from the exons ATGGCATATATCCCACCACACATGCGGAAAAGCAAAGGGGTTCAGTCTCCGACAGCTGTGATGCTAGTTCCTAGATTCCAGAAGAATCTTAATCTCGGATCAAAACCCAGCATGGACAAGAGCGGCAAGATTGTTTGTGCAGACACTGCGATATGGAGATGGTTTGCTGTTGGCTTGGATGGCAATGAAACAGAGGGCCCACCTCCCGTTCTTCTTCAGCGAGTACCCGTGGAGGTGATTGAACGGATAAATGGAGAGAAGCCTCTGGCGCTAGTTAGAAGTAGCCGTCTCAGTG AGGGGCAGAGGACTCTGGATAGTTCAGACAAGCCATGGACTTACCTTATTGAAAAGATCCTGCCGGACttaatttcttcttctaaATTCATGAGGGGCCAAATGGAAGCAGAAGGCTGGAACTCGAAGGACGTAAAGCCAAAACTTGTCGCGAGAGTTGGAAAAATCCTTTTTATCCC GAGGAGGCCTTCCAATTGGGAGGAAGATCTGAATAAAGATTCAATCAACGAAGCCACCTTGAAGCAGTTGAAGAGATTCTTCTACACCAATATCCCTGCTTCGTATATGAAGGGCATTGTGGATGAAGTTTTTCTGCAGATTGGAGTCAAATTCGAAGATCTAAAGGATGTATACAGTGTAAAG TTGTCCGACAAATCTCGACCTGAAGCAACTATCTCATGCAAATGCAGAGTCATGAAAGAAGAGAATCGGCTTGAACTCTATAAG GTTGAGTTAAACAAAATCCGCCACATGGTGCATGACATCTCATGCATTGAGAAAAATCTCGACCTAAGGCTCATGCTCTCCACCAAGCAAACCTTAACATCTCTTCGT gatgatgaggaggagagCATCAAGGCTTTGATTGCTTCGGTGATATTAGACCCAACTTCAAAGGGAGGTCTGAGATGGCCATTTG ATTGGTTTGACTTCAAGACATCAGTAGGGGAAACCAAGGAGGAGATCACACTCATGTTGAAGGGAATCGCTTCAGAGTTACTG ggAAAGAAGCTCGACATCAATTCGGTATCTGATATGCTCAGGAACGTATTGAAGCTGCTGTGGGAGCATTTTTTGCATGTCCAGGCAGTTCACAATGGGAATACTGCTGCTGTGGATATTCCCATGTTCTCGTGA
- the LOC116192411 gene encoding uncharacterized protein LOC116192411: MAPKGDGILEWTDALESAFIDVLLEKFTRTHTTSWKGKDWQQMNKELEEQFPGTTLGIKKLQQKLRRLRTQYTQFTELVSHTGVGWDETTNTVKASAHVWDKFIKKNSGYKSFQAKGFKHYNSLNELFRSKTATGALRMSSAEPPKSPETYARMEEEFLAAAANRGKEPVNLEEGSGDSDDPVHEVAEPVVTASRRQVRRRSSNADSRLQECLDMLKCNMSRREKERICTPLTSKRSKSVTSPPKPAPGSIEESMAVLNVLRPQLSIEEYLVASDCLAKDEQTRRMFMCLLDDTRLPWVRRLVAP; the protein is encoded by the exons ATGGCCCCCAAGGGTGATGGAATACTTGAGTGGACAGATGCATTGGAGAGTGCTTTCATTGACGTGTTGCTCGAGAAGTTCACAAGGACGCATACTACATCTTGGAAAGGAAAGGATTGGCAACAAATGAATAAGGAGCTGGAAGAGCAATTTCCAGGCACCACTCTCGGCATCAAGAAGTTGCAGCAGAAGCTTCGAAGGCTGCGGACCCAATACACGCAGTTCACTGAGCTTGTTTCGCACACTGGTGTCGGTTGGGATGAGACAACCAACACGGTGAAGGCAAGTGCTCATGTGTGGGACAAATTTATTAAG AAGAATAGTGGGTACAAGAGTTTCCAAGCAAAAGGCTTCAAGCATTACAACTCATTAAATGAGTTGTTCAGATCTAAGACAGCAACAGGTGCGTTACGAATGTCGTCTGCAGAACCACCAAAGAGCCCAGAAACTTATGCACGCATGGAAGAAGAATTCCTAGCAGCAGCGGCAAATCGGGGAAAAGAACCAGTCAATCTTGAAGAGGGCTCCGGCGATAGTGATGACCCGGTCCATGAGGTTGCCGAACCTGTTGTTACAGCGTCCCGTCGGCAAGTGCGTAGAAGGAGTTCCAACGCTGACTCCCGATTGCAAGAGTGCCTCGACATGTTGAAGTGCAATATGAGCAGgagggagaaggagagaaTTTGTACCCCTCTAACATCgaagagaagtaaatctgtgaCGAGCCCTCCAAAACCAGCTCCGGGTTCTATCGAAGAGTCGATGGCTGTACTGAATGTTTTGCGTCCACAACTGTCCATTGAAGAGTACCTCGTGGCCAGTGATTGTCTAGCAAAGGATGAGCAGACAAGGCGTATGTTCATGTGCTTGCTCGATGATACAAGGCTTCCATGGGTTCGTCGCCTTGTTGCCCCTTGA